The sequence TCGATCAAGTGAGGAGGCTCACAAGGTAACGGAATGTGCCGTCACCGGGACGGCGTGAAGACGCTGGTTGCAGTACCAATACACTCCCGCAATCCACACCCTCTGTGGTGAGCGTCATGTGAGACGTGCATTGCGTCCCGGCTAGCGTGTCGCTCGGTACAGGGTCCATGCCAGCGCCGGCCGTGTCGAACCCTCGGCTTGCCGTCGACGCTGGCGATCGGCGACGTCTCCTGGAGGACGAATGTCACGGCAGTTCCTCGCGGAGGGCGCAGGCACGATTGCGCTCTCCGGAGGTGGCTACACGATTGTCGGTGTAGTCGCCGTGGTCGCGCTTGCCGCACTCGTCATCGGCTACGTCTTGCTCAAGGAGGTGCTGGCCGCAGGCCAGGGCACCGCCAAGATGCAGGACATCGCCAAGGCGGTGCAGGAAGGCGCGGCCGCTTACCTCAAGCGGCAGCGGAACACCCTCGCCATCTTCGGCGTGGTCGTGTTCCTCCTGCTCTTCGCACTTCCCGCCGACGACTGGAACGAGAAGATCGGCCGTTCGATCTTCTTCCTGGTCGGTGCGGCGTTCTCGTTCGCGATCGGCTACCTCGGCATGTGGCTGGCCACGCAGGCGAACCTGCGCGTGGCCGCGGCTTCGCGTGAGGAAGGCGGCCGCGAGAAGGCCATGCGCGTCGCGTTCCGCACCGGTGGCGTCGTCGGCATGATCACCGTCGGCCTCGGCCTGTTCGGTGCCGCGGTCGTCGTGCTGGTCTACACCGGCCAGGCGCCCAAGGTGCTCGAGGGCTTCGGCTTCGGTGCCGCCCTGATCGCGATGTTCATGCGTGTCGGCGGCGGTATCTTCACCAAGGCCGCCGACGTCGGCGCCGACCTGGTCGGCAAGGTCGAGCAGGGCATCCCGGAGGACGACCCGCGCAACGCCGCCACCATCGCGGACAACGTGGGCGACAACGTCGGCGACTGCGCCGGCATGGCCGCGGACCTCTTCGAGTCCTACGCCGTCATGCTCGTCGCCGCGCTGATCCTGGGCAGCACCGCCTTCGGCGTGCACGGCCTGATCTTCCCGCTCATCGTGCCGGCCATCGGTGTCATCACCGCGGTCATCGGTGTCTACATCACCAAGGCGCGCGCGGGGGAGGGCGGCCTGGTCACGATCAACCGCTCCTTCTACATCTCCGCGGTCATTTCCGCGGTGCTGTCGGCGATCGCGTCGTTCGTGTACCTGCCGAGCAGCTTCTCCGACTTCGGCGCGGGGTATGAGAACTCGGGCAACCCGGCGGTCATCGCGACCGTCGCGGTGATCATCGGCATCGTGCTCGCCGCGGTCATCCTGAAGCTGACCGGGTACTACACCGGCACCGAGTACAAGCCGGTCAAGGACGTCGCGCAGACGTCGGAGACCGGTGGCGCGACCGTCATCCTCTCCGGTATCTCGGTCGGTTTCGAGTCCGCCGTGTACACCGCGCTGGTCATCGGCGCGGCCGTGTTCGGCGCGTACCTGCTGGGCGGCGGCGTCGCGCTGTTCGCCGTGGCGCTGGCCGGTACCGGCCTGCTGACCACCGTCGGCGTCATCGTCGCGATGGACACCTTCGGCCCGGTTTCGGACAACGCGCAGGGCATCGCCGAGATGTCGGGCGACGTCGACGAGAAGGCCGCGCAGATCCTCACGGAGCTGGACGCGGTGGGCAACACCACCAAGGCCATCACCAAGGGCATCGCGATCGCGACCGCCGTCCTCGCGGCGACCGCGCTCTTCGGCTCCTACTCGGACGCGATCACGAAGACGCTGACGGGCATGGGCAACGGCGTGGTGACCGGAATGGACGCGGCCAAGTCGTTCGTGAACCAGGTCGTCAGCCCGAACACGCTCGTCGGCGTGATCATCGGCGCGGCCGTCGTGTTCATGTTCTCGGGTCTCGCCGTCAACGCGGTTTCCCGCGCGGCCGGCGCGGTGGTCTACGAAGTCCGCCGCCAGTTCCGCGACATCCCGGGCATCATGGAGGGCACCACCCGCCCCGAGTACGGCAAGGTCGTCGACATCGTCACGCGCGACTCGCTGCGCGAGCTGACGACGCCGGGTCTGCTGGCGGTCTTCGCCCCGATCGCGGTCGGCTTCGGCCTGGGCACCGGCGCGCTCGCCGGCTACCTGGCCGGCGCGATCGCCTGCGGCACCCTGATGGCGATCTTCCTCGCCAACTCCGGTGGCGCGTGGGACAACGCGAAGAAGCTGGTCGAAGACGGCAACCACGGTGGCAAGGGCTCGTCCGCGCACGAGGCCACCATCATCGGTGACACCGTGGGTGACCCGTTCAAGGACACCGCCGGCCCGGCGATCAACCCGCTGATCAAGGTGATGAACCTGGTCTCCGTGCTGATCGCGCCCGCCGTCGTCCAGTTCTCGATCGGCCCGGACGAGAACGCCGCGGTCCGCATCATCATCTCGCTGGTCGCGGTCGCCATCATCGTGGCGGCGATCGTGGTCTCGAAGCGCCGGGGAACGGTTCTTTCCGACACCCCGACGGAGATCAAGGCCTGACACACCACCGTTCCCGGGCCCGGCACGCGGCGTCGCGTGCCGGGCCCGGGGCGTGTCGGGCCATCCCACACAGGCACGGCGACTTGCGAAGCGGCACCGAGTCGGTACCGTCGGCCCTTCCGGGACGTCGTCGAGCAGGAGGTGCACAGGTGCGGCCGCGGTCAACCGTCTTCGCCGCCCTAACCACGACGATCACGATCGGCCTGGCCGGGTGCGGGCAAGCAGCCACGCAGTCCCCGGCACGGGACCAGGGTCTGTCGGTGACGACCGTGGTGCCGCAGGCCGATCCGGTGGCGAGATGGGCGGACGGCTACTGCGCCTCGGTGACCCACCTGGTCCGCACGCTGGCGGAGCTGCCCACCGTCGACCCGAGCACGCCGCAGCAGGCGTCCAGGACGTCCAGTGACCTGCTCTCCTCGGTGGTCGGCGGGCTGGACCGGAGCCTCGCCGGGCTGAACGCGCTCGGCGCGCCACCGGTGCAGTCGGCGGACGGCGGCCGCGCGGACGTCATCGGGCAGTTCACCGAGATCCGCGACCAGGCCGAGCAGGCGCGGCAGCGCATCGACTCCGTCCGCGGCGACGCGACGGCGACGAAGGCCGCCCTCGGCGAGGCCAGGGCGACGCTCGACCGCATCGACGCGCTCGACTACCTCAAGGGACTCAAGGACGTCCCCGCTTTGACGGCGGCGGAGCAGCGCGCCCCGGCTTGCCGTCAGCTGGATCAACCGCCTGGCTGAAGATCGCGTCGAGGACTGCCGCGAATCGAACTTGTGTTCTAGTATGGCGCGGTGGATCGGACGATCTCGCTCTTCTCCGCCGAGGCCAGCGGGCCGGGCCTGGGCGACCTGGCCGGCCTGTTGTGCTGCCACGGCCAGATCACCGGGTTCGGGCGCACCGCCGCCCGGCTGTCGGTGGTCGTCGAGGAGCCGTGGCGGGCGCACGTCCTGGCCCGCGAGTTCCGCTGCCGCGGCGCGGACGCGCAGGTCTCGAAGGCCGACTGCGGCCATCCGCAGGTCCGCACGTCGTTCCGGGTCGACCTGCTCCCGCTGGCGCTGCGGTGGCTGCGTGAGGGCTGCGCGGGCCCGGTCGAGGACGACTCGGGCAAGGCGGTGCCGGACGGCTTCCGGCTGAGCGGCGCGATGCTGCGGATGTGGGCGCTGGCCAGTGGCCGCCCCGGCACGCAGGGGTACCTGCTCGGCGTCGACCCGCTTGCGCCGACCATGCACGAGCGGCTGGTCGAGGCGCTGACGCCGTTGGGGGTCGCGGCGAAGCTGACCGGCCCGAAGGCCGAGGTCCCGGCCGTCAAGGTCACCGGGAAACGCCGCATGGAGGCGCTGCTGGAACTGATCGGGGAGCCGCCGCCGGGCGCCGAAGCGGCGTGGCCGGGCGCGGAGCCGCTGCCGGTCTCGCACCCGGAGGCCGTGACGAGCACGGCCTGACCGGGTGCGAGCGCCGCGTCAGGGCCGGGGCAGGGTGCAGCCGGCCTGCGTGAGGGCGATTTCGTTGGCCGCGGTGAGGCACGCGGGAATGCCGTACGTCTCCTGGCCGTAGTTCGTCTTGTAGTGCACGGTGACGTTCCCGGCCTCGTCGACCTCGCACGGGTTGTTGTCCGTGCAGCGCTCGCCGTCCTCGTTGCCGGTGTTGTTCACGCCGACGACCTTGCCGCCGGAGACGACCGGCGAGCCCGACGTGCCGCCGATGGTCTGGCAGGCGGAGGTGTAGCGGATCGAGTCCTTCCAGGTCCAGCTGCCCTCCTTCAACCGGTAGACGAACCCGTCGATGTTGCAGGAGTAGATCCGCTTCCAGTAGCCGGAGACGACGTCGATCGCGGCGCCGGCCGCCGGGTGCGCGTTGGACAGCTCCAGCGGCGAGATCCCGTAGCTCGACTTGATCTGCGCGTAGGTGGTGGTGAGCTGGTAGAGCGACACGTCGGTGTCGGTCATCGTCCCGTAGACGATCTTCTTCGCGCGGAGGGTGCCCGCGTTGCCGCCGCTCGCGTTGAGCAGCGTGAACGTGCGGCTGGACGAGCGGTTGGTGATGACCTGCCCGGGTGCCGGGAAGCCGGTCTCGAGGCAGTGGCCGTTGGACATGACGAGCGCGGGTGCGGTGTCCGGCGTCGCGGCCGGCTTCACCACCGAGCCCGAGCAGTTGGAGAGGGCTACCGTGCCGGCGAAGTTCGCCGCGGCCGCGCTCGCCGGAGTGGTCCCCAGTAATACTGTGGCGGTCGCGGCAGTGAGCAGGGCGCCGAGGAGGCGTCGGGTCATGGCGGATCCTTTCGGCTGGACGGGGAAACCAGTGAAGCGGTCACATCCCCGCGCCCACCACCGTCGAACGGAGGGTATCCGGGTGGTCACGCGCTAGGCTGCGCGGGACGTGGCCGAAATCACGTGACAGGTACGTTGGGGAAACATCGTCGAGGTCAGCGGCGATGCGCTGGACACAGGAACGGCGGCGTGTTGGGTCACCTCCGCGCCGTCCGGACCGGGACAGCGTGCACACTGGCAGGTCGAAGACGCGGGCCCGACGCCCCAGAGCAGGGCCTGGTCCCGGTAGCGGGACGAGATGAGCGGAGAGCAGGACAGCGTGGCAGGAGCACGGACCAAGAAGAACGGAGCCTCGGCGGACAACGGCGCCGGGCACCGGCGGCTGGTCATCGTCGAGTCGCCGACGAAGGCTCGCAAGATCGCCCCCTACCTGGGCGGCGGTTACGTCGTCGAGTCCTCCGTCGGGCACATCCGCGACCTGCCGCGTGGCGCTGCCGACGTGCCCGCCCAGTACAAGGGTGAGTCCTGGGCGCGCCTCGGCGTCGACGTCGACAACGGCTTCAAGGCCCTCTACGTGGTCACCCCGGACAAGAAGTCCAAGGTGACCGAGCTCAAGAGCCTGCTCAAGGACGTCGACGAGCTCTACCTCGCCACGGACCCCGACCGCGAGGGCGAAGCCATCGCGTGGCACCTGCTCGAGACGCTGAAGCCGAAGGTCCCGGTCCGCCGGATGGTCTTCCACGAGGTCACCGAGCAGGCCATCCGCGCGGCCGCCGACTCGACCCGTGAGCTGGACGCCGATCTCGTCGACGCGCAGGAAACCCGCCGCATCCTCGACCGACTCTACGGCTACGAGGTCTCGCCGGTCCTGTGGAAGAAGGTCATGCCGAAGCTCTCGGCGGGCCGCGTGCAGTCGGTGGCGACCCGGATCGTGGTCGAGCGCGAGCGCGAGCGGATGCGCTTCACCTCGGCGTCCTACTGGGACATCTCCGCCACCATGGACGCCGGCGAAGAGGCTTCGCCGCGGAACTTCCCGGCGCGGCTCGTCGCCGTCGACGGTGCACGCCTGGCCACCGGCCGCGACTTCGGCTCGGACGGCCAGCTCAAGGCGTCGAACAACGAGGTCCGCGTGCTCGCGGAGGCCGACGCGCGGCGCCTGGCCGAAGCGCTGAAGCAGCGAGACTTCAAGGTCTCGAGCGTCGAAGAGAAGCCGTACACGCGCAAGCCGTACGCGCCCTTCATGACCTCGACGCTGCAGCAGGAGGCGGGCCGCAAGATGCGGTTCACCTCCGAGCGCACCATGCGGATCGCGCAGAAGCTGTACGAGAACGGCTACATCACCTATATGCGTACCGACTCCACGACGCTGTCGGAGTCGGCGATCTCGGCGGCGCGCAGCCAGGCCACGCAGCTGTACGGCAAGGAGTACGTCTCGCCGTCGCCGCGCCAGTACACGCGCAAGGTGAAGAACGCGCAGGAAGCGCACGAGGCGATCCGGCCGTCGGGCGAGGTCTTCCGCACGCCGGGCCAGGTCGCGAGCGAGCTGGACACCGACGAGTACCGCCTCTACGAGATGATCTGGCAGCGCACGATCGCGTCGCAGATGGCGGACGCCAAGGGCACCACGATGTCCGTGCGCATCGTCGGCAACGCGACTTCGGGCGAGGAATGCACCTTCGCGGCTTCGGGTCGCACGATCACCTTCGCGGGCTTCCTCAAGGCGTACGTCGAGGCCGTCGACACCGAGACCGGCGGCGAGGCCGACGACAAGCAGAGCCGCCTGCCGGTGCTGGAGAAGGACCAGGCGCTCACCGCGTCCGACCTGAACCCGGACGGCCACACCACCTCGCCGCCGGCGCGCTACTCGGAGCCGAGCCTGGTCAGCAAGCTGGAAGAGCTGGGCATCGGCCGCCCGTCGACGTACGCGTCGATCATCAAGACCATCCAGGACCGCGGCTACGTCTGGAAGAAGGGCTCCGCGCTCGTCCCGTCGTGGGTCGCGTTCGCCGTGATCGGCCTGATGGAGCGGCACTTCGAGCGGCTCGTCGACTACGACTTCACCGCCGGCATGGAGGACGAGCTCGACCGCATCGCGGCCGGCGACGAGCAGCGCGCGCAGTGGCTGTCGAAGTTCTACTTCGGCGGCGACATGGGCGTCGACGGCTCGATCGGCCGCCTGGGCGGGCTCAAGAAGCTGGTCGAAGGCAGCGTCGAAGACATCGACGCGCGGGAGATCAACTCGATCCCGCTGTTCAGCGACGCCGACGGGCACACCGTCGTGGTCCGCGTCGGGCGCTACGGGCCGTACCTGGAGCGCGAGGTCGACGGGAACTCGCAGCGCGCGAACCTCCCCGAGGACCTGCCGCCGGACGAGCTTTCGCAGGAGATCGCGGAGAAGCTGTTCGCGACGCCGCAGGAGGGGCGTTCGCTGGGTGTCGACCCGGTGAGCGGGCACGAGATCGTCGCCAAGGAAGGCCGCTTCGGGCCGTACGTCACCGAGCTGCTGCCCGAGATCGAGATCCCCGAGGACGCCACGGCCGCGCAGAAGAAGGCCGCCAAGGCGAAGGCGCCGAAGCCGCGCACGGGCTCGCTGTTCAAGTCGATGGACATCGAGACCATCACGCTCGAGGACGCGCTGAAGCTGCTCTCGCTGCCGCGCGTGGTCGGCAAGGACCCGGAGTCCGGCGACGAGATCACGGCGCAGAACGGGCGCTACGGGCCGTACCTGAAGAAGGGCACGGACTCGCGGTCGCTCTCGACCGAGGACCAGCTGTTCTCGATCACCGTCGAGGAAGCGCTGAAGATCTACTCGGAGCCGAAGCAGCGCGGCCGCTCGGCGACCGCGAAGCCGCCGCTCAAGGAGCTCGGCGAGGACCCGGTGTCGAAGAAGCCGATGGTGGTCAAGGACGGCCGGTTCGGCCCGTACGTGACCGATGGCGAGTACAACGCGACGCTGCGGAAGGGCGACGAGATCGAGTCGCTGACCGCGGAACGGGCGTCCGAGCTGCTGGCCGAGAAGCGGGCGAAGGGCCCGGCGCCGAAGCGGAAGGCGCCGGCGCGCAAGCCGGCGTCGACGACGGCGAAGACGGTCAAGGCGGGCACGGCCAAGAAGGCCACCACCGCCAAGCGGTCCACCGCGACGAAGACGAAGTAGCACGTCAGGAAGTCCGTGAAGGCCTCCTTACCGGCGTTTTCGCCTGGTAAGGAGGCCTTCACGGCGTTCGGCCACACTTTCGGGTGACACCTCGAACGGATGTTCGGGAAATTGTCGGTGGTCCCGGGTTTCATGAACGCGTGACCACAACACCACGCACCGTGCACACGGTGATCGCCAAGATCCTCAAGCCCGTCCGCGCCGCGGCCGCGGGCAGTCCTTCCGCGCTTGACCTCCACGACTCGCTCCCCGGGTTCGACGGTGACGGCGTCTGCGGTGTGGCCGTCGCGTTGTTCGACGAGCCGTGGACGTCGGCGTTCTTCGACGACGGCACGCGGTTCGGCGTCGCGGGGGACGGCCTGCGCCGGTCCGGGCCGTCGTCCGGCTCGACCGCGGAGCTGCTCGGCCTGGCCTTCGCGCGGTTGCCGGTACGGCCGCCGGCGCCCGGCGAGGGGCTGTGCCTGGACGCCGACGAGCGCGGGGTCCTGGAGCCCGGGCAGGAGTGCCTGGTCCTCGACCTGATGGAGGAGCTCCGAAGACCCCGTCTCGGCACCGTCCAAGTCGACCTCGCCCGCGGCTCGCGCCGGCCGTGGGAGATAGTCGCGTTCGTCGACGACGCCCGCGGCCGGCACCTGGCGGTGCTGGGCGGGCGCCGGGGTGGCCGCCGCCGGTTGTGGTGGCTGCCGGGCAGTGTCGACGCGCTGGCGGAGATCGCCGAGGGCCGGGTGTCGGAGCATGTCTGAGCCGTTCACCGACCGCTCGCCGAACGATGTCACCCAGTCGAACACATGTGCGAGAAATTGTCGGTGCCAGGGTGTTCAATCAAGGGGTGAGCAACGCAGTCGCCGTCTTCGACGTCATCGACGAGGTCATCGCCCCGCTGTCGGCCGAGGTGCCGGAGCGGCCCTCGGTGATGGAGTTCTACGACCCCGAGTTCGAGATCCCGCCGGTGCTGGCGGACACCGGACCGCTCCCGGGTCGTCGTCCTTCGCCGCCGTTGAGCCTGGCCGACGAAGTGGAGCAGTACACCCGGTTCGTCGCCGGCATGGCCGCGATCGGCCTCGCCCCGGGCGGCGAGGTCACGGCCGAGGCGGTCGGGCTGTACCGGGCGCTGCGCGGTGGCTTCATCCGCGGCGTGGTCACCGGGGTCTTCCCGGCCCGGGAGGAGCCGTGGGAGGTCCGGTTCTTCGGCGACGAGGACTACACCACGGTGCTGCACAAGCTGGGCAAGCGCGCGCGGCTGCGGTCGGGCTTCCTCAGCGAGCTGCCGGGCTGGGTGTTCGACGGCCTGCCGGACCGGCCGCCGGGGCCGGGCCGGCACGTGCGGATCGAGACGGACGAGCGCGGCCTGATCCCGGGCGGCTGCGAGCGGGCGGTCGAGCTGATCCGCGAGTGCGCGGCCCGTCCGCGGCTGGGCACGGTGCTGGTGGACCTGGCGGTCCGCGACGCGATCCTGGCGGAGTACCCGCACGGAGCGTTCGGCCTGGTCGACAACGACCTCGGCCGCTACCAGTTCAGCGCGGCGGTGGACCGCACCGGGCGGTGGACGGTCACGTGGGGTCCGGCCTCGCGACGCACGGCCGAGCAGTGGATCGTCGAGGCGGTGCAGAGCCATGCGTGAGCCGGCGGAAACCCCGCCGGTCCGCGGGGAGGCGCCCGAGCCGGCGCTGCTGGGCCTCACGGTCCGCGACGCGATCCTGGCGGCGGCCGAGCTGATCAGCGACGTTCCGATCCCTCGTAGCGGGGTCAAGAGTGACGAGACCGAGAAGGAGGTGCGAGGCCATGGCTGAGCGGACGGCCGCCCGGGAGCTGCTCGAGCTGGCCGCCGGGCCGGTGCTGGCGGCGATGCCGGACCGCGAACCCGTCGACCGGCTCTACAACCCGGACGTCAGCGACCACGACATCCTCGTCCACGGTCCGGTCTCCGACGACCCCGCGGACCTGATCGCCGAGGTCGAGCGCCACATGGCCTGGGCGGCCTGGATCGAGGGCACGCCTTTCGGGGAGGCGGGCGAACTCAACGAGATCGGCTTCGAGGTCGTCTCGCTGATGCTGCGCGGTTCGGTGCGGGCGGCGCTGTGCGGTGTCTTCGACGAAGGGCCCTCGACCGCGGACATCCGGTGCTACGCGGACGGCGAGCGGGCGTTCATGATGGGCTCGCTCCCGGGCCGGACGGCGATCCACCTCGCCGACTTCGAAGAGCTGCCGGAGATGCTCATCGCGGAGCTGCCGGAGGCGCCGTTCGGTGCCTCGCCGCGGGCGATCTGGCTGTCGGTGGACGACGACGGCCTGGTCCACGACGGCCAGGACGCCGACGTCTGGGCGATGCGGGAGGTGCTGGCCCGGCCGCGCTCGGGCACGGCGGTGCTCGACATGCTCGCCTTCGGCGGGCTGTGCGCGGAGTTCCCCGACCACGGGTTCGTCCTCGTCGATACGGACCTGGGCCGCTTCGCGCTGGCGGCGCTGGATCGCGGTGACGGGCGCCGTCAGCTCGTCCTGAGCCCCTTCAGCCGCGGGATGCTCCGCGACTGGTGCCGGAAGATGATCGACCTCGGACAGGAGGAGGTGCCCTGACCGGTACTCCATCCGGGCCCGAGCGCGACCTGCGAAACTGGCCATCGTGACACCCAGGGTGTGGCCGGTCCCGAGCGGCCGTCTCGGGGCCGGTGTGACCGGACTCACTACGATCTGTCACCAACGGCGGTCGACCCGGCCACCGGCGGACTGGACACTGCAGGGGGTTCGGGCACGGGCTTGCGCTGCGTGACCGACCCTCCACTGGAGACAGAGCCATTGGGCGGATGCGTTATCCGCCATCGTCGCTACCCTGGAAAGGCGAGGACATTCAGTAGTGAGGTGGTCACCATGAGCGCGAACGGTGAGGCTCCCTTCTTCAATGCCCCCGAGCTCACTCAGCGCGACGGCACTCTGTCCCAAGCACCAGGCGAGACGTTCGCGGATCCGGTCTCCGGACTGGTCACCGCGGCGCCGGAGCCGCGTGCCGCGGCTCCGAACGGCCACGAGCCCGCCGCCTTCCCGGTGGCCGGGCCGGTGCAGCCCGACGAAGAGGTCGTGCGCCGGATGGTCGAGGAGACACTCCGCGAGGAGGGCGAAACCGGGGCGAGGGCCCCGGAGGCGATCCCGCCCGCGGGCACCTTGGCGGTGAACGGCGAAACCCCGCCGCTCGGGGTGCTGCCGCGGCAGCGGAACCGGCAGCGCACGTGGCCGACCCGGCCACCGCAGCTGCTGCGGCCCGTCCGGCAGGAGCCACTGCCGGACGAGGACGTCGAAGACGTCGACGTCGTGCCGGTCAAGCGGCGGAAACTGCCGAAGATGCCGGCGGTGTCGATGCCGGCGTTCAACCGGCCGTCGTCGAGCGCGGCGGGCGTGATGCTCGCCGTGGCGCTGCTGATCGTGTTCGGTTTCGTCGCCATCGAGATGGTGTCCAGCCTGGTCAGCAGCGTGACCGGCCTGTTCGACTAGCGTTTGCTCGCTGTTCCCCACCCCACCGGGACCTCGGGGTCGTCCGCGAGGCAAGGGCCGATCGGGCTACCCTGGCTTCACGGTCGGGCTCCCTCACGAGGGCGTCCGGCACCGCGGTGACTAGTGGGGTGGGCGTATCAGCGAGGGCGTGCGATCGGTGCCCGGGGCCGGCCCGGGTGCTTCGTCGGGCGCCGAGGCGTCCACGATCAACCGGGTCCGGCGGGTACTGGCGATCAAACCGTTCCGGCGCCTGTGGGGCGTCACGTACCTGTGCAGCGTGGCCGACTGGCTGAACATCCTCGCCCTCACCGGCCTGGCCACGAAGCTGACGGACAACTACTTCGCCCAGAACTTCGCGTTCGTCGGCGTCGTGCTGACCGGGCTGGCGCCGGGCCTGCTGTTCGCCCCGATCGGCGGGCTGCTCGCGGACCGGTTCGACCGCCGCAAGGTGATGGTGGTCGCCGACCTGCTGCGGTGCGGCTTCCTGCTGTCCATCGCGATCGTCAGCGCGCCCTGGTGGCTGCTCGCCGGCAACTTCCTCGTCGGCTGCGCGTCGAGCATGTGGATCCCCTCGAAAGAGGCGGCGGTCCCCAACCTGCTCCGCCGGCCCGACCAGGTCGAGACGGCCAACCAGCTCGGCATGGTGATGACCTACGGCCTTGCCGTCATCACCGCGGCCGGCGCCAACGCCGCCATCACCGGCGTCAACACGACCTTCCACCTGTTCCCCGGCGACCCGAGCCTCAACATCGCGAAGCTCGTCGTCATCATCACCGGCCTGCTCTACCTGGCCAGCGCGATCCTCATCGCCACCCGGATCCCCGAGCTTTCGCTGCGCAACGTCCACGCGCTGCCGGAGCAGAAGGTCAAGCAGGCCGACGAAGAGAAGTTCGGCGTCGGCCAGATGATCGCCGACGGCTTCCGGTTCATCCGCAGCACGCCGCTCGTGCGCGGCCTGCTCGTGGGGGCCTTCGGCGCGTTCGCCGCCGGCGGGGCCGTGATCGGCTCGGCCAAGCCGTACTCATCGAGCCTGCTGGCCGGCGACTCGGCGTTCAACCTGCTGGTGCTGGCCGTCTTCCTCGGCCTCGCCACCGGCATGGCCTTCGCGCCGAAGCTCGCCCGGCGCCTGGCACACGACCGCCTCTTCGGCATCTCCATCATCGCCGCCGCGCTCTCGTTGCTGGTGGTGGCGCTGTCGCCGCACTTGACGGTCGCGCTGATCGCCGTGTGCTCCGTCGGCATCTGGGCGGGGACGGCGTTCCTGACCGGTGTCACGATCATCGGCTCGCGCGTCGAAGACGCCATCCGCGGCCGGATCAACGCGATCTACCAGCTGATGATGAAGCTGGTGCTGTTCGGCACCACGGTCACCGTGCCGGTGCTGGTCGGCCTGGTACAGCGGCACACGATCATCGTCTGGGGCAGCCCGCTCACCATCGACGGCACCCGGCCGGTCATGCTCGGCGGCGCCGCGATCGCGCTGGTCGCCGGTCTCTTCGCCTACCGGCAGATGGACGACAAGCGCACCGAGCCG is a genomic window of Amycolatopsis lexingtonensis containing:
- a CDS encoding bifunctional MFS transporter/dTMP kinase, whose protein sequence is MRSVPGAGPGASSGAEASTINRVRRVLAIKPFRRLWGVTYLCSVADWLNILALTGLATKLTDNYFAQNFAFVGVVLTGLAPGLLFAPIGGLLADRFDRRKVMVVADLLRCGFLLSIAIVSAPWWLLAGNFLVGCASSMWIPSKEAAVPNLLRRPDQVETANQLGMVMTYGLAVITAAGANAAITGVNTTFHLFPGDPSLNIAKLVVIITGLLYLASAILIATRIPELSLRNVHALPEQKVKQADEEKFGVGQMIADGFRFIRSTPLVRGLLVGAFGAFAAGGAVIGSAKPYSSSLLAGDSAFNLLVLAVFLGLATGMAFAPKLARRLAHDRLFGISIIAAALSLLVVALSPHLTVALIAVCSVGIWAGTAFLTGVTIIGSRVEDAIRGRINAIYQLMMKLVLFGTTVTVPVLVGLVQRHTIIVWGSPLTIDGTRPVMLGGAAIALVAGLFAYRQMDDKRTEPILSDLRNALRRSPRRVNGFLIAVEGTTAINTAIQAVNLADWMRGGTRPVVVAADPALDDQRLTALVSGASLTGARAQALAAAAVRADIVERHVQPALDAGSVVVMERFVDSPLAHLSAVAGLDSDELEGLADWATGRLRPDLTVLLDAAPNGAPRDKSTAMNDQWRVQHLLTEMAAADPERYVVIDADGTDAEVAERIRTALRAVFVGRLSALAPTTEKPVTMPLDMDETLPAEIPEEPRVEAK